The sequence agatcgtttctggcaacgctttatgctagttgctacggtgcaaaacaaacttgtttgtttatgtttatcgttgctgtattaaactgcaacaatcagtctaaatatcaccggcactagcacaaaagatgaaaatgaacacaaacacccacgaatctacaaatatcaatacattcATGGTGGCCTAACCATTCTagattgtttaacttacatttcgcttgtgatcttgattatcagataaaaactgtttgtttatttatttttcactataataaacagtaactatggtgaacatgttcttacccttcagtgttgctagttttatagaaaactcgttaaagtacattgtcactctgacaatgtatcatgacagtgtaccgcacgatgcaaaatgtgtccttgaaaatttgtcgaagtattccgtattataatttgtatttgcttaaACTGCCTGACTTGAATGTCATACTACTCACTGTAGGGGAATGCACTTCCAATGTGATGATTTATTCGTGTATCAATTTGTTCAGGAAGAACCTGATAAGTTTTTATCTGGTTTTCGCATCCAAAGTTTTTTATtcggttcttgcaaaaaaaaccgATGTCTAATCGATTTTGACATTGCCAAATCCGAGTACGGTTTTGGCTCTCAATGtgtttctgcggtttttttttctcttaatgTTTTCATCCGGGTATTGCATTCAAAAACGGGCTTCTCAAACTAAAATACACTTGTCAAATTTTCGCATTTAGCCGTTCAATTAAGGGTTAAATTACTAGAAACTTAGCTTGAATCTAATTTTATCAAACAGAGTTTAGCGGGTGTATGAAAGTTAAGAAGCATTTACGTAGGATTTGTGGATTTAGAATAGTTTAAAGGGAATCGTACCGGGTCAGATGAGATTTGACGTGATTTTATTAAATGATGTGCGGTGATTTGCGATTCGGTATCAGTTCAAGTACGTATAAGTTCCAAATATTGAAGTGTTCATCCAATATCCGCCGAATTTGATACACACTTTCGAATATATGAACAAAACTTGTAGGTAGTTCCTGCTACAAAATGCTCGTTAATTGATTTAAATAACGATGTTTAAAATCGTTTCCAAATTTTAGTCTGGAAACGCTACATTAGTGCAGTTGGTTGAATTAGTAATTGAATCACAACAATTGAATACTAGTCCATTGACAAACAATCAGGAGaaatcagtaaaaagcattctgtTAAGATTTATTATCGACTAAtattttatataaataaaacatCTCATCGCCAATTAAAGTCCATTTCTACTCGTGGTTTACTTCCTCTGAAATATGGCTTTATAACTAGTATTGCAGTTTTTTTCAACAACGACGATCATATTGATAGTTTACAgtttttttgtgttcccatcTTTGTCACAACTCCCCCGTTCGCTACGTTAGAATCCGCTACCTAATAACAATTAGTGCCGTACTCAAAGATTTTTCTGCCACAGTTCCATCAACAGCAGACGGACCGACTTCCAGTGACATTGAACCACGAACCCCCGGCAGCGAAGAGATCAGTGCACTTGCAAACACCAAAAATCCCACCCAATAGTAGCTATGGGAAGTGTCGCGGAAATGGAAACAAAAGCAACTTAGATTACGGACTGGGAGCCATTCGAACGTTAATATTTATTACCTGTTGGAGTCAAGCAGACGAAGCCAGAACAGCAGGGCGGCCTTGGTCATCGTTAACCAGAAGTATATGACGATTTCCAGTGCTGTTACAGCGTAGCAAACAATTTTCCTAAGTCGCTGCCAATAAAAACTCCTTCCGCATTCTGGCGTGAGCTCTTCCGCCTGGCACGTATCGGTAGTTTCTAGAAGTGCTCGAATATACTCAAGATGAGGACATTTTTGAGCCGTACAGGAACAATTCATTGTGGCTTATTTTCAcaggaattttgaatttttgatcaaatgtttattttttatttactaaacCTAAATAGAAACTGTCTGTCAACTGGCCAGCTGCATGGACTACTGAGGTTGATTTCCGACCTTTGATTTACCAACGTACTAGACAAATGAGCATTAACGATTTGGTTCATAAAATTCGAGACACTTCCAAGGGTAGCATCGCCTGCTTAATTCTATAGGTAGCGAGATTTGAAGATAATTTAAATACAAACAACGAACCATCTATCTGGTACGTTTTGCATACAATTCGGTTGGTACATCTCGGTACTTTTGACATATGCGGAAGACTTGAGAACTATGTTCATATTCCATCACCGTATACACTGGAAATGGTTTCAGTGTGATCACTTCCGACATCCGGTGACGACGTGGTCGTCACATTAGTTGACATTGGAAACACTTCGCCGGAAAATGGTGCTGAGCTGGCTCCGTTGAATGTTGAGATAAACACGTTGACTAGCGTGATCAAAAACACACCAATTACCGATAAGTCATTGATGCGATCGGCTGATCGCATCTCTAGTCGTTTTCGGATGTTGAACCTGTCGTTTGGGAATCGAAAACAATTATTCGTACACGATCGTTAATTCAAAGATATGCTTTTATTGGTCTGATTCTCACCTGCTGTTATAAATAAGTGCCAAGCCCACGACTAGCTGCATCACCAGGCTAGTGATGATGAGAGCCATGCTGGTGTAAAAATATGGATGTCGATCACCGATATCCATCACATAGCGTAGTTGATTAGTGTTGGCAGATACCAAGGCCAGATCCATCATACCCTGAGCGATCGATTTTTTCTGGACAAAATTCGAAAGTTCCTGAAAAGGTATTTTCCTATATCTAATTAGATGTCTTTACGATCGTCCATGCTTTTTCATACCGCATTATGTGCTTCGTGACGAGGAAGTAATCCAGGAGTTTGGGTCGGTCCTTTGCAATCAAAGATTTATACATAATATATTAGCAAAGTacgaaaacggggaagaaaaaaCATATATATTACAGGGATAAAAAAATCAAGATGTGTGATTTGTTAAACGATTACATTCAGGCACCTGTATAGTACTCGCACGTGGGGACAAAATAAAgattttttatggaaaattgaTATTATATCGATATTTTGCCAAACGAATTTAAAAGTTTCCATACTTGAAatgctatgccatcaatagaaTTACCACTTCGTTTAGCTTTCAAAAAGTGATAAAATTGGATAGAACAAATAACGCATTATGAGTCATTTCTAAAACTTACTGTTCATACTTAAATAGATGTAAAAAAGACGAAATACATATCAAAAAGTATATTAGCAATATAGAATTCACTTATACAGGATTCAAACCAGCATATCTTCTCTAATAATTGGGACTACTCAGTTGAGTTACCCCAAATATTTGGAGAAACATCATCTCGAAAGCAaactgtttttgcctttctctatagaaaggtattagaattgctggaaaaaccgactttcgaacggagcctcggagacccatagtgttatataccattcgactcagttcgactcaGTGTTTTTTTACCGTGCaagattctcggagatggctgaaccgattttaacaagtctaggcgcgtttgaaagctattatttggccattgatcaagttcgaagatcaaatgactgtgacttttgcttccggagatatgatggtataagtgacgtaactgccaaaacgcagttttttttaccgcgcaagattctcggagatggctgaaccgattttaacaaacttaggctcgtttggaagctactatcggaccattgatcaagttcgaagaccaaatggctgtgacttttggttccggagatataatggtataactgacgtaaccgacaaaacacgttgatactgctcttatatataagggtgccaaaattttgggatcacctctattttcgtaaagtttggaaaaatgatgctgactttgggacataaacactgaagcatgctactcgaatcaatctgaatcaattggtgtcaaaattagtatccgaaaatatttaagaaaagtatgaaatatattttcatgagactgttatgaaagaagagaaaggcattatcacaccactaggcggattaagaagggtttttttcgtATTTCCAGAAAAACCACACCCAAGAATCTAGCTTTGGGTGAACCAATTACTATAAACATACATATTGAGTAGTTTCTGATAGCAATAGTTTAGTGACATAATCTTATGTTCGACTCGCAGGTTTTGACCACAACTTTAAAATGAATATAAAGAGTAAAAAACAAATTACGTTTTAAAGTTATAGTGCTAATATGTTACATTCGCAATTTACTCTACCAAATATCTGAATAATATACTATTGAGTAAGCTGAGATCTTTTATTTTAAATACTAGTATAGTACTGTCAAAATCTACAATTTGTGTCCATCGTGGATGTCTAGATTACTCTTCGGTTTACGAACCAGTTACATACACTTCCGTTCTGTTCGAAGATCAGAATTGAAAAGAGGACGAGTCAGTTTTGGTGTCGCTTACTTTGATTGAACATATGGTTTTATCTCTATGGATACAAACAACATATTACGATGGACACTACCTTGTGCATATTGCAAGATCTTTATCTTTtctactaggtgaattaagagaTTTCCAGTAGTCATTTTGTCAATCTTTTTGACCACAACTTTAAAATGAATATAAAGAGTAAAAAACAAATTACGTTTTAAAGTTATAGTGCTAATATGTTACATTCGCAATTTACTCTACCAAATATCTGAATAATATACTATTGAGTAAGCTGAGATCTTTTATTTTAAATACTAGTATAGTACTGTCAAAATCTACAATTTGTGTCCATCGTGGATGTCTAGATTACTCTTCGGTTTACGAACCAGTTACATACACTTCCGTTCTGTTCGAAGATCAGAATTGAAAAGAGGACGAGTCAGTTTTGGTGTCGCTTACTTTGATTGAACATATGGTTTTATCTCTATGGATACAAACAACATATTACGATGGACACTACCTTGTGCATATTGCAAGATCTTTATCTTTtctactaggtgaattaagagaTTTCCAGTAGTCATTTTGTCAATCTTCATCAATTGAAAGTTATAACTGACTGACAATTTGTTTTAATTAGTCGAGGCGAACCATAAAGCAAAAAATGATTAGTAATACTTTGTAAATGTTTTACTGCGTTACAACAACCGTGCACAGAGTAGAAGTACAATAGAACTTCATTCAATCGGTTTCTGTTGCTGAGAAAAATTGAGTTCAAATGAGGAACAGACATATTTAATAACAATATATATTGTAAATTGCGAttcagttttacgtttcgtgtaTCGGATTGTTCGTAGGCTCGGGACAATAGCTGGACAGATCTCAGTTTCCCAAGAAACTaatcctttgattttttttccttctactAGATGAATGAGCAATTACGTATATTATTCAGATCGTAGAACCTTGATATTACTAATTTATTTACTAATCAAGTTTCAGCAGAACTAATCAAAAGCtttttaaaatcaaacatcactACTAGTAAGCACTAAAAACAATTCAGTGACTTTCCGAAcgtacgtttcaacaatatccgatactgaagtccCGAGTGGTCTTGATTCGCAGTTCTTGTTCGTGGAAACTGAAGGAAAGtttgaaatactatcgcgtaacgaataaaaacttccccggATTTTCTAAATGGAacctgctacaaaataaacgagtgaataggattcaaACAATATAGTTGATTCATCgtagtgacatattctaaaattttttataaaatcatattaaatcaccaaacaaagcacaacagatttcacgcacgacttgattgtttattatatccgctttattattttgattatttattgaaattattaattcgttatattggttgatctgggcaaccggctaccgagaaaaaaaatataaatttatcgaacaagtatttttttactatttattaaataaaccgATATatattatctctgttattaactttgtaatattaacGGATTTGCACTAtgattgatttttatcattcgatttataatcttgaaagacatgCAATGACATTGTAGAAGAAAGCATAccatagaaaaattttctccAAAGCTAGCCGGACATTGATAAGGGGCTgttcataaaagacgtcacgttttttttggcaatttttgactcccaaccccctttgtcacaaattgtcacggcagcaaagaccccccacctccCCTATGTcatatgtcacgaattcaaaataaaaattcatctcaatatatactcaatatgtatgacaaaccatacaaatatgagggaaaaatcgatttattacatgctatcattagatttaaaaatatctctaaactacaaaatcatcgaaattattttataaatattattattaggTATTTGATCGGAatagatgaaacatttaaatcacctgttttaattctcctaggggtacacagatatattatttttttagctAGCTTCCTTAgtatagcatacagggctgagaaaataaagtcaAAACCTCATTAAATCGaaatcactgccgaagaagatcgcttgtgatctttcccaataaagatcacttctgatcagtgatcagtgatctttaaatcacagcgatcaaaatcggtacgtcACACAAAATTGGTAGTAATGTTGAGCTagaatgattcttgattcatgtaaattcaatcattggatgattcgatcagatttgatcttggtggaggaaaatcacatatgatcaagataagacatgatagCATTCTCTACGCAGTAGCAATGCTCCatgcaaaattagtttagaaaaatatttcacaccacatagtgattagagcgacaaaagactttgttttacttccagctggttgatgctgatgatgatgtttatgaTGATGCACTATTTTGATTCAACTCAATaatacgctttttgacatgaatttaatttatggaagtaacaggagcacagggtttaagcacacagcaggcgcaaTGTCATAGTaatacttcatattttcttgatatttaatcCAAGAAATCTTTTTGATAGATTAGACAAAATCTATTTAGTATCAAGATTtgatattatatcttatttcgttattgatgaggcatACCAATTTCAGTAAGTACAATTATTCCAGTGgtttctttttcaaatggaatacaattgaatatactgcatcagaataagataagagaaattttttgataCACTATTCTCaaagctagaaaatcaaattcgtcttgctcttgctttgaagttacaatgatagaattttatattttggtgGTATTTTCGCATGCAGACTttgcaatgatttttgatattttaattcttatttcaaactaaataatgttattttctaccatagagatgtttggttttaataattgatttgcaaatcacttctagctGGGCTGTTActcctgtgtatgatattcaagttaaacagggtaaattaatcagctgcatgacaTGCTTTATGACTGAACATGTTTtccttatcattataattattgataatcacaacatatatgttaatgttatttgttggtttcattgatagtactccgccaacatggtgttgctgaatgaattttaaacacatcaagaagcatgaaatttcgatgcgaccgaccaaacaaactttttgaaatcctttcattctttgtgtggtttatattccacatctgcttactacctatcataagatttccgaaagttaaaaaatccataattccaagcgattggtgcacccaaactcatatacattgactaaaattgtcagtgcataacttaagttaaaccgtttaaaGCATCGTTTTTTTAATCATATTAGGgacaatttattaatttcgctaatctaCTCAACCActccgccccccccccccccccccccctaattTTTGCTTGATTTTCAGAACTgttcggagaaagataatactAATCTGGTACtgttatcaatctcctagtggtattatcaatctcctagtggaccccagcccctatgtTTTTGCTTGATTTTAAGAATTCACTAACTCACTCGAAGTAACTTATTATGAGATTATGAAATTTTAAAGTGACCACCGGCGAGCGCCTCGGTAGATCCGTACAGGCAAAGCAGCTTACTCTTTCTTCCTGGTTACTTAATTGAATTGGTTTCGCATCTGGTTAAAAGGCATGTTTAAAGTCACACCGGTAGTCCATAAAGCAATGAAACCCACAAATCACTATTGCCGTATAACAGTTACTCTGCTTAAGAATTTGTCAGTGTTTATTCGCCTATGGGTATGCAATCGTGTGTCTCATTATATACGGGTTAATACACTGATAAGTAAAACAATCTGATATAaagtaaaattcaattcaaactgATAATAGGGAGTACGATGTTTAGTAGGATATCATAAAACTATTCCAACATATTTCCGTTGGGACTCAAATCATATTTTGATACACT comes from Malaya genurostris strain Urasoe2022 chromosome 3, Malgen_1.1, whole genome shotgun sequence and encodes:
- the LOC131437725 gene encoding uncharacterized protein LOC131437725 — its product is MNCSCTAQKCPHLEYIRALLETTDTCQAEELTPECGRSFYWQRLRKIVCYAVTALEIVIYFWLTMTKAALLFWLRLLDSNSYYWVGFLVFASALISSLPGVRGSMSLEVGPSAVDGTVAEKSLSTALIVIR
- the LOC131437724 gene encoding ninjurin-B-like; the protein is MENEKMTKEQFFDIEGLLQNLRDQNGNRTKANEACLSTLGQKVNGSELGRTPPANSVTSTSRELVRYHSVVDLEELEDDYGSCKGSTENVNHQLTKFVESEKFKPDSVVAQSADKPSNQGFPGPTQTPGLLPRHEAHNAELSNFVQKKSIAQGMMDLALVSANTNQLRYVMDIGDRHPYFYTSMALIITSLVMQLVVGLALIYNSRFNIRKRLEMRSADRINDLSVIGVFLITLVNVFISTFNGASSAPFSGEVFPMSTNVTTTSSPDVGSDHTETISSVYGDGI